In one Acomys russatus chromosome X, mAcoRus1.1, whole genome shotgun sequence genomic region, the following are encoded:
- the LOC127185506 gene encoding melanoma-associated antigen 10-like, with translation MVMRAQYLALQQAKSEEYLSLHQANSEDELLDHGVPLEARGSQVCLTEEVGIGNQEISIDPTDSRHTGNLPDSTQSQSRARGLEHAHIPGAEAGVLNRRMIDVVHFLLIKYTRKQLTSKAQILYIVLRGYEEYYPVIFSKASDYLRLLFDLEIVERNAPDHIYSVALALGITYHGTQHGFPGVPKTGLLLIVLCIIFIEDNCASEQALWRVLNNIGVYADSEHFMYGEPRRLITEHFVQEGYLEYRQVPDSDPPSYEFLWGPRAHAETTKMKLLKFFASIFKQDPRAYPFRYAEALREEIDRV, from the exons GAAGATGAGCTTTTGGATCATGGGGTACCATTGGAGGCAAGAGGGAGCCAGGTGTGTTTGACAGAGGAGGTAGGTATTGGCAACCAG GAAATCAGCATAGATCCAACTgacagcagacacacaggcaacCTCCCAGACAGCACTCAGTCCCAGAGCAGGGCAAGGGGCCTGGAGCATGCCCACAtcccaggagctgaggcag GTGTCCTCAACAGAAGGATGATTGATGTGGTTCACTTTCTTCTCATCAAGTACACTAGGAAGCAGCTGACATCTAAGGCTCAGATTCTGTACATAGTCCTCCGTGGTTACGAGGAATACTACCCGGTCATCTTTTCTAAGGCCTCTGATTATTTGAGGCTGCTCTTTGACCTAGAGATAGTGGAAAGAAACGCCCCTGACCACATCTACTCTGTTGCCCTTGCCCTTGGGATCACCTACCATGGGACTCAGCATGGTTTTCCAGGCGTACCCAAGACAGGCCTGCTACTAATCGTGCTGTGCATCATCTTCATAGAGGACAACTGCGCTAGTGAGCAGGCCTTGTGGCGCGTACTGAACAACATAGGGGTGTATGCGGACAGTGAGCATTTCATGTACGGGGAGCCCAGACGTCTCATCACGGAGCATTTTGTGCAGGAAGGGTACCTGGAATATAGGCAGGTGCCCGACAGCGATCCTCCTTCCTATGAGTTCCTGTGGGGCCCAAGGGCCCATGCCGAAACCACCAAGATGAAATTACTCAAGTTTTTTGCCAGCATCTTTAAGCAGGATCCCAGAGCCTACCCCTTTAGATATGCAGAGGCCCTGAGAGAGGAGATAGACAGGGTCTAG